Proteins encoded together in one Synechococcus sp. BL107 window:
- a CDS encoding ATP-dependent DNA ligase — MQAFQALFHQLDQVTGTRAKVSLLVEHFRSVPAADAAWSLALLLGKRRRRLITGRRLRTILEQRGGIPEWLVDECHGQVGDSAETITLLWPAVRDKVDPVTSDLPNIPENQPLQWWMDILLPSISRLKDDNEANAVLELWQTVPNNQHFVINKLLTGGFRVGVSTGLISRAIAEAYALDIELVVQRLMGGFDPTAENFQQLTLPANAEEQQSRGTPYPFFLASPIDLRRLQGSDPKNWLVEWKWDGIRGQLIHRGNGTFLWSRGEELVNDSFPELISIGEALPDGTVLDGEVICWKKGDSTPLGFDQLQRRLGRKHVGNLLKRECPMRFVAYDLLEHNGQDIRQEPITERQQKLSELIRTLTHPEQWRLQQSQHWQLKTWEELDQQRQEAKTKHAEGVMLKHCTSPYLAGRKRGTWWKYKLDPMHLDAVLLYAQAGHGRRANLFTDYTFGLWNDAEKPELITFAKAYSGLDNEEILELDRWIRKNTLQRFGPTRSVRPEQVFELGFEGIHPSKRHKAGIAVRFPRILRWRKDKPAQEGNYLSDAKELMKK; from the coding sequence ATGCAGGCCTTTCAGGCCCTATTCCATCAGCTCGATCAGGTCACAGGCACACGGGCCAAGGTGTCATTGCTTGTCGAACATTTTCGATCTGTCCCTGCTGCCGATGCAGCTTGGTCGCTAGCCCTTCTCTTAGGGAAACGGAGACGTCGATTGATCACGGGTCGAAGGCTTCGCACAATCCTCGAGCAACGGGGTGGAATCCCTGAATGGTTAGTTGACGAATGCCACGGACAGGTCGGAGATTCAGCCGAGACGATCACCCTGTTATGGCCAGCTGTTCGTGACAAGGTCGATCCGGTGACCTCAGACCTTCCAAACATTCCAGAGAATCAACCACTGCAATGGTGGATGGATATCCTTCTGCCATCGATCAGCAGGCTTAAGGACGACAACGAAGCCAACGCTGTTCTTGAGCTATGGCAGACAGTTCCAAATAATCAACACTTTGTGATCAATAAACTGCTCACGGGGGGATTCCGAGTGGGTGTCTCAACGGGGTTGATCAGTCGCGCAATTGCAGAGGCGTATGCGCTCGACATCGAGCTAGTTGTCCAACGGTTAATGGGCGGCTTTGATCCAACGGCAGAGAATTTCCAGCAGCTCACCCTTCCCGCCAACGCAGAAGAACAACAATCAAGGGGCACTCCTTATCCTTTTTTTCTAGCCAGCCCCATCGACCTTCGTCGACTTCAAGGGAGCGACCCGAAGAACTGGCTCGTCGAATGGAAATGGGATGGCATTCGGGGCCAATTGATTCACCGAGGAAACGGAACATTCCTGTGGAGTCGAGGAGAGGAACTCGTGAATGACAGTTTTCCGGAACTGATCTCGATCGGAGAGGCTCTACCGGATGGAACTGTTCTCGATGGAGAAGTGATCTGTTGGAAGAAAGGAGATTCAACGCCACTCGGCTTCGACCAATTGCAACGACGTCTGGGACGGAAACACGTGGGAAACCTGTTGAAACGAGAATGTCCGATGCGTTTTGTCGCCTACGACCTGTTGGAACACAACGGACAAGACATTCGACAAGAACCCATTACAGAACGACAGCAAAAGCTATCTGAACTGATCAGGACGCTGACACATCCGGAGCAGTGGCGATTACAACAAAGCCAGCACTGGCAGCTAAAAACATGGGAAGAGCTCGATCAGCAGCGACAGGAAGCAAAAACAAAGCATGCTGAAGGGGTAATGCTGAAGCACTGCACATCTCCCTATTTAGCTGGTCGAAAGCGTGGTACCTGGTGGAAATACAAGCTAGATCCCATGCACCTGGATGCGGTTCTTCTGTACGCACAGGCAGGTCATGGTCGGCGCGCAAATTTATTTACCGATTACACATTTGGTCTTTGGAACGATGCAGAAAAACCAGAACTAATAACCTTCGCAAAGGCTTACTCCGGACTTGATAACGAAGAAATCCTTGAACTCGATCGATGGATCAGAAAGAACACGCTGCAACGTTTTGGTCCAACGCGATCTGTTCGTCCCGAACAAGTCTTTGAACTGGGGTTTGAAGGAATTCATCCATCAAAACGGCACAAAGCTGGAATAGCCGTGCGTTTCCCAAGAATTCTTCGCTGGCGGAAGGATAAGCCTGCCCAAGAAGGAAATTACTTAAGCGATGCAAAAGAATTAATGAAAAAATAG